CAGCCTCCAGGCGCCATGTTTTTAACTGTGTAACTAAATGAGCCTGCCTCCGTAGGAGGCTGCCAGGGGGCTGGCTGCTCTGAGGAGGCCAAGAAAAGTATGGAACACCCACCTCCTAAGAATAAGCCTTCGCTCTGAACACTTATACTCTCATTTGTCCTTGTGGTCGCCTCCATCCCGAAAGCTCTTTATCTCCATGTTTGCTTGTGAAAATCTTGCCCATCCCGCAGGACCTCTCCCAAAGCCCCAGGGGACTATGCCGAAGCACCTGCCTCTGGAACTGAGAGTTGAGAACAGCACCAAAGTGCAGGAAGGGAGCTGCCCCTCCCCTTGACTATTCCTCTCCACGTTTTCCGGGCTCTGAGTTACAATGCACGCTGGCACCTCCAACCTAAACACACAGGCACATATATTTGGTTGAGTCTGTCTAGGTTCAACCAGAAGCTGATTGGCTGCTGTCCGATGGTTGGCCAAATACCCCGTATTATTTAGTGGGGATTCAGGACAGGCCCACTTGGCCAGCTTGGGGTCCTGGAGCCAGGCCCCCAGCACATCCCAGGCTCATCGCACACAACCCCACAGGCGAAGTGCCCTCCCACGCAACAGCCCCCCAGCTGGCTCTTCCCCAGCTTCCGCACCCctactcccccccccccccccccccccgccatgtCAGGAATCCAAGAGCACTGGTTCCGGGTGAATTTCAACCCCCGCCCCGAGGCTCCATccacccctccttcctgccccctttTGACTCCTCCCAGCCCGCCTCGTGCTACCTGGCCTCCCACGTCTGGCCCTCCCGCCGCCTGCGCCCCCTTGCGCTCGGCCCCCGCGTCGTCCTCGTCCCAAGTCGACTTCGCTCCCGCAGCCCTCGCCGCCGGCAGCATTTCCCACCTGGAACCGCGTCGCCGCCGCCCTCGCTGCCGCGCGCCGCCCATGCTCCGCTCGCCTGTCCGCGACTCCTCGCCCGGCTCGCCAGCCCTGTCTTCCCAcgccgccccccgcccgccgcccAGCATGGCCCCGGAGCAAACAGGTAACAAGAAGCGGGAAGAGCCGGCGCCCCAGAAGGCCGCAGAGGGCTCGTCGTCGCTGAGCTCATCGTCGCTGAGCTCGTCGTCGCCGGGCTCGTCGTCGCCGGGCTCGGCGGCGGTGCACGCAGACGGCCCGCAGCCTCCCAAGAAGCCCAAGCGGATGGTGGTGCGGCGCTCACTGGTGGACTACCTGAGGGGGCGCGAGGTGGGCGCGCCGGACCGCGCCGGGCTCTCAGGCTTCGATAGCGAGCTGCATGGCTTCGCGGTGCGGAAGCTGCCAGAGCTGCTGCGGGAGCGCGAACTGTCCTTGGGCACCGTGGACAAGGTGTTCGCGTCGCAGTGGCTGAACGCCAGGCAGGTGGTGTGCGGTACCAAGTGCAACACGCTCTTCGTGGTGGACGTGCGGTCCAGCCAGGTAACACGCATCCCCCTCATACGGGATCGTCAGCACCCGCCGGCCCGCGCCCAGCCGGGCTGCGGCATCCATGCGGTCCAGCTGAATCCCTCCAAGACGCTGCTGGCCACCGGGGGCGAGAACCCCAACAGCCTGGCCGTCTACTGGTTGCCAACGCTGGATCCCTTGTGCCTGGGCGACCATGGCCACAAAGACTGGATCTTCGCCATCGCCTGGATGAGCGACACGGTGGTGGTGAGCGGCTCCCGCGACGGCACCTTGGGCATCTGGAAGATAGACCCCGACGTATTCCGGAGCAGCATCGCCTGGCGCAATGCTGCAGGGCTCTCCGTGTATGCCCACATCCGTCCCGCGGAAG
This genomic interval from Bos indicus x Bos taurus breed Angus x Brahman F1 hybrid chromosome X, Bos_hybrid_MaternalHap_v2.0, whole genome shotgun sequence contains the following:
- the LOC113888199 gene encoding DDB1- and CUL4-associated factor 12-like protein 2 — translated: MSGIQEHWFRVNFNPRPEAPSTPPSCPLLTPPSPPRATWPPTSGPPAACAPLRSAPASSSSQVDFAPAALAAGSISHLEPRRRRPRCRAPPMLRSPVRDSSPGSPALSSHAAPRPPPSMAPEQTGNKKREEPAPQKAAEGSSSLSSSSLSSSSPGSSSPGSAAVHADGPQPPKKPKRMVVRRSLVDYLRGREVGAPDRAGLSGFDSELHGFAVRKLPELLRERELSLGTVDKVFASQWLNARQVVCGTKCNTLFVVDVRSSQVTRIPLIRDRQHPPARAQPGCGIHAVQLNPSKTLLATGGENPNSLAVYWLPTLDPLCLGDHGHKDWIFAIAWMSDTVVVSGSRDGTLGIWKIDPDVFRSSIAWRNAAGLSVYAHIRPAEVEDVPRAATNPRNCKVRAVAFGAKRQELGAVTMDGYFHLWKAQNTLSRLLSIRLPYCRENVCLTYCDELSLYAVGSQSHVSFLDLRQGHQSIRYLCSREGGTGVRSLSFYEHIVTVGTGHGSLLFYDIRAQKFLEEKVSDSQHSSPRPTGRRFRLICGRGWLNQDDLQMNDLSALAELPNALYTHCYNWQEMKLFVAGGPLPSNLRGNYAGLWS